A stretch of the Synechocystis sp. PCC 7338 genome encodes the following:
- a CDS encoding DUF4926 domain-containing protein: MNSTVNLLDVVALTVDLPQYNLWRGQVGTVVDILANGTAFEVEFSDRHGRPYESLGLRPEQVIVLHFKPKSLDKKATVVAT, encoded by the coding sequence ATGAATAGTACGGTAAATTTATTGGATGTGGTGGCTTTAACCGTTGATTTACCCCAGTACAATCTGTGGCGAGGGCAGGTGGGCACAGTAGTGGATATCCTAGCAAATGGCACAGCATTTGAAGTCGAATTTAGCGATCGCCATGGGCGGCCCTACGAGTCTTTAGGACTACGACCAGAGCAAGTAATCGTGTTACATTTTAAACCAAAATCCCTTGATAAAAAAGCGACGGTAGTTGCAACCTAA
- a CDS encoding CD225/dispanin family protein, which translates to MAQSILVTLFCCLPLGIVAIIKASEVNSRLASGDYEGAVKASNEAKKFCWWSFGAGIIFVVIYIVLAVLAAIFGQ; encoded by the coding sequence TTGGCGCAGTCGATCCTAGTAACTCTATTTTGTTGCCTGCCCTTGGGCATTGTGGCCATTATCAAAGCATCGGAAGTTAACTCCCGTTTAGCCTCCGGGGACTATGAAGGGGCGGTTAAGGCTTCCAATGAGGCGAAAAAGTTTTGTTGGTGGTCATTTGGTGCCGGCATAATTTTTGTAGTTATCTATATCGTTCTTGCTGTGCTTGCCGCCATCTTTGGTCAGTAA
- a CDS encoding DUF2752 domain-containing protein has product MFSLKHHFPSPLLSPKAKEYLVFTLVTLTIVVAGTLLFLFDPASSKLFPPSPFRSLTGLYCPGCGTLRALHQLLHGNLVGAFGLNPLMIISLPFMVYSYVAYGLKTITGQTLLVWFIPPKVIWFILQAILAYWVARNIPLAPFSWLAP; this is encoded by the coding sequence ATGTTTAGCTTGAAGCATCACTTCCCCTCTCCATTACTATCCCCTAAGGCCAAGGAATATTTAGTATTCACTTTGGTAACCCTCACCATTGTCGTTGCTGGCACTCTCCTTTTCCTCTTTGATCCCGCTTCATCAAAGTTATTTCCCCCCAGTCCCTTTCGTAGTTTAACTGGGCTTTATTGTCCCGGTTGCGGCACTTTACGGGCGTTGCACCAACTGCTACATGGCAATTTAGTGGGAGCTTTTGGACTAAATCCTTTAATGATCATCTCCCTCCCCTTTATGGTTTACTCCTACGTTGCCTATGGCCTAAAAACTATTACTGGGCAGACTTTATTGGTTTGGTTTATTCCCCCCAAGGTAATCTGGTTCATATTGCAAGCGATTTTAGCTTACTGGGTGGCCAGAAATATCCCCTTGGCTCCTTTTTCTTGGTTAGCGCCCTAG
- a CDS encoding CYTH domain-containing protein, with protein MAVEIERKFLVKDDRWRSLAQGHLYRQGYIATKDLTTVRVRTIGDRAYLTIKGKNTGMARLEFEYEIPALEANQILTELCSPPLIEKYRYCLDYQGKTWEVDEFLGDNQGLILAEVELTHADEQINLPPWIGQEVTDDARYYNVNLTKHPYKNW; from the coding sequence ATGGCCGTCGAGATTGAACGTAAATTTCTGGTCAAAGATGACCGTTGGCGGAGTCTGGCCCAGGGTCATTTATACCGTCAGGGTTACATTGCCACCAAAGATTTAACCACGGTTCGAGTCCGTACCATTGGCGATCGGGCCTATCTCACCATTAAAGGTAAAAATACCGGCATGGCTCGCTTGGAATTTGAGTATGAAATTCCGGCCCTGGAAGCCAATCAAATTTTGACAGAGCTTTGCTCACCGCCCCTGATTGAAAAATATCGTTATTGTCTCGATTATCAAGGAAAAACTTGGGAAGTGGACGAATTTTTGGGTGATAACCAGGGTCTAATTTTGGCGGAAGTGGAATTAACCCACGCCGATGAACAAATAAATTTACCCCCCTGGATTGGCCAAGAAGTAACTGACGATGCCCGCTATTACAATGTCAATTTAACTAAGCATCCCTACAAAAATTGGTGA
- a CDS encoding DUF6883 domain-containing protein has protein sequence MLLPNAQKAVVDIRKLRDYCLNLEHEDGKHKARLFLSTFGMTDDDVEELRQILLAVAQSHEVKLGRKDAFGQRYTLDFDIEWQNRSGTLRSAWIIEHGSEVPRLTTCYPL, from the coding sequence ATGCTTCTCCCAAATGCCCAAAAAGCTGTGGTTGACATTCGTAAACTCCGTGACTATTGCCTCAATCTAGAGCATGAAGATGGAAAACACAAAGCACGGCTTTTTTTATCAACTTTTGGGATGACCGATGATGATGTCGAAGAATTACGTCAAATTCTACTGGCAGTAGCTCAAAGTCATGAAGTCAAACTGGGAAGAAAAGACGCATTTGGTCAGCGCTACACTTTGGATTTTGACATCGAATGGCAGAATAGAAGTGGAACGCTTCGTAGTGCCTGGATTATCGAGCACGGCTCAGAAGTGCCAAGATTGACGACTTGTTACCCGCTATAG
- the holA gene encoding DNA polymerase III subunit delta, whose product MPVYFYWGEDQFTLHQAVKQLQKRCLDPQWEAFNFEKIPGEQADATQRGLEQALTPPFGNGDRLVWVVDSTLGQSCDDALLARLQRSLPAIPTDCHLLFTSSKKLDRRLKSTKYLEGNATIREFALISPWNVDALIHQIQAIAQDLQLPLAAETEGFLAEALGNDTRLIWNELGKLKLYSESQPGSLTVSQVEQLVSTSTQNSLQLAQAIRDGETAQALQLAADLLLTHNEPALKILATLTGQFRTWTLIKLALEAGEKDDKAIAAQADLSNPKRLYFLRKELRGITGGQLLKTLPLLLELEYQLKRGADPYASLQTKVMELSSLFQPMHRRH is encoded by the coding sequence ATGCCCGTTTATTTTTATTGGGGCGAAGACCAATTTACCCTGCACCAAGCGGTCAAGCAATTGCAAAAACGTTGTTTAGACCCCCAATGGGAGGCGTTTAATTTTGAGAAAATTCCGGGGGAACAGGCTGATGCTACCCAAAGAGGTCTGGAACAAGCCCTGACTCCTCCCTTTGGCAATGGGGATCGCCTAGTGTGGGTGGTGGATTCCACCTTGGGACAAAGTTGTGATGATGCTCTACTGGCTAGGCTGCAAAGAAGTTTGCCCGCCATCCCTACCGACTGCCATCTACTGTTCACTTCGAGTAAAAAGCTTGATCGCCGCCTGAAATCGACTAAATATTTGGAGGGTAATGCCACTATCCGGGAATTTGCCCTCATTTCTCCCTGGAATGTGGACGCCCTCATCCATCAAATCCAGGCGATCGCCCAGGATCTGCAACTGCCCTTGGCGGCGGAAACGGAAGGTTTTTTAGCAGAAGCGTTGGGTAATGACACTAGGCTGATTTGGAATGAGTTGGGCAAGCTCAAACTCTATAGCGAGAGCCAGCCTGGCTCTTTAACGGTGTCCCAGGTGGAGCAGTTGGTCAGTACCAGCACTCAAAATAGCTTGCAATTAGCCCAGGCGATCCGGGATGGGGAAACGGCTCAGGCCTTGCAATTGGCGGCGGATTTATTGCTCACCCATAACGAACCGGCTTTAAAAATTTTGGCTACCCTCACCGGCCAGTTCCGCACTTGGACATTGATTAAGCTCGCCTTGGAAGCAGGGGAAAAGGATGATAAGGCGATCGCCGCCCAGGCCGATCTCAGTAATCCTAAACGTTTATATTTTTTACGCAAGGAACTACGTGGCATTACCGGCGGGCAATTGCTCAAAACCCTACCTCTGTTGCTGGAATTGGAGTATCAACTAAAGCGGGGAGCGGATCCCTATGCAAGCTTACAAACTAAGGTGATGGAACTCTCGTCATTGTTCCAGCCCATGCACCGTCGTCATTGA